The following are encoded together in the Chiloscyllium plagiosum isolate BGI_BamShark_2017 chromosome 19, ASM401019v2, whole genome shotgun sequence genome:
- the gpr37a gene encoding prosaposin receptor GPR37 has protein sequence MRCCLLAFAFCALSGTQPSGVPVERLRTEDRALAGPGSLSAGTRRRGEGVPVLLPQGASSGQAGGFFRRSKRGAAGQPGGSGKKRGRAGHADNSTGELRWELAAPLFLNSSAGRSDTAPRAVGFLNSSGGSVPVPDSAPALLPVQAPGRRRQLKNPFYPVTEDSYGAYAVMCLSVVIFVIGIMANLSIMCIVCHNYYMRSISNSLLANLAFWDFIIIFFCLPLVIFHELTKKWLLGDISCKVIPYLEVASLGVTTFTLCALCIDRFRAATNVQMYYEMIENCSSTTAKLAVIWVGAMLLALPEIALRQLVTEEVAASDVTADRCVVKISPKLPDTLYVLALTYDSAKMWWYFGCYFCLPTLFTIGSSIVTARKIRKAEKSCARGNKRQIQLEGQMNCTVVALTILYGFCIIPENICNIVTAYMVTGVSQQTVDLLQLISQFLLFFKSCVTPVVLFCLCKPFSRAFLDCCCCCCEECGPKSSTVASDDNDNEFTTELELSPFSTIRREMSTYTSVATHC, from the exons ATGCGCTGCTGCCTCCTCGCCTTTGCATTCTGTGCCCTGTCTGGGACCCAGCCGAGTGGAGTCCCTGTGGAGCGTCTGAGGACTGAGGACAGGGCTCTAGCCGGGCCGGGCTCTCTCTCAGCGGGCACCCGGAGGAGAGGTGAGGGCGTCCCGGTGCTGCTGCCCCAAGGAGCCTCTTCTGGGCAAGCGGGCGGCTTTTTCCGGAGGTCCAAAAGGGGAGCCGCTGGTCAGCCGGGAGGGAGCGGGAAGAAGCGAGGGAGGGCTGGACATGCTGACAACTCCACTGGCGAGCTGCGGTGGGAGTTGGCTGCTCCCCTGTTTCTCAACAGCTCGGCAGGCCGCTCCGACACTGCCCCAAGAGCAGTGGGCTTCCTCAACAGTTCGGGTGGCTCTGTCCCGGTCCCGGACAGTGCTCCGGCTCTCCTCCCTGTCCAAGCCCCAGGCAGGAGGCGCCAGCTGAAGAACCCTTTCTACCCTGTGACCGAGGACTCATACGGCGCCTATGCTGTGATGTGCCTCTCTGTTGTCATTTTTGTGATTGGCATCATGGCCAACCTGTCCATCATGTGCATCGTCTGCCACAACTATTACATGAGGAGTATCTCCAACTCGCTCCTGGCCAACCTCGCTTTCTGGGACTTCATCATCATCTTCTTCTGTCTGCCTCTGGTCATATTTCATGAGCTGACTAAAAAGTGGCTGCTGGGAGATATTTCCTGCAAGGTGATCCCCTATCTTGAG GTTGCTTCCCTCGGAGTCACCACTTTCACCTTGTGTGCGCTGTGCATTGACCGATTCAGGGCCGCCACCAATGTGCAGATGTACTACGAGATGATTGAGAACTGCTCGTCAACAACAGCCAAGCTGGCCGTCATCTGGGTGGGCGCCATGTTACTGGCGCTCCCTGAGATTGCTCTTCGGCAGTTGGTAACCGAGGAGGTGGCAGCCTCTGATGTGACTGCAGACCGCTGCGTTGTGAAGATATCGCCTAAGTTACCAGACACACTCTATGTGCTGGCACTAACTTACGACAGCGCCAAGATGTGGTGGTATTTTGGTTGTTATTTCTGTTTGCCCACCCTATTCACAATTGGTAGCTCCATCGTGACAGCTAGAAAAATCAGAAAGGCAGAGAAGTCCTGTGCCAGAGGCAATAAACGTCAGATTCAATTGGAAGGCCAGATGAACTGCACAGTCGTGGCCTTGACCATTCTCTATGGGTTCTGTATCATACCTGAAAACATTTGCAATATTGTAACTGCCTACATGGTTACTGGGGTCTCCCAACAAACGGTGGATCTTCTGCAACTCATCAGTCAGTTCCTTTTGTTTTTCAAGTCTTGCGTGACCCCGGTGGTCCTCTTCTGCCTGTGCAAGCCCTTCAGCCGGGCATTTTTggactgctgctgttgctgttgtgaGGAATGTGGGCCGAAGTCATCCACGGTCGCAAGCGATGACAACGACAATGAATTTACCACAGAACTTGAGCTCTCTCCATTCAGCACAATACGACGGGAGATGTCCACCTATACCTCAGTGGCAACGCACTGCTAA